DNA from Fusarium musae strain F31 chromosome 7, whole genome shotgun sequence:
CCCAACACGGTGCTCCCCGAGTTTGAGCAGCAGCTCATGAAGGCTGGAAAGATGCCAATTGGATCACGACGACGGAGAATGGCTATCCGGAGCACGGGCGATCTGCCGTTTGAGCATCTCCCGTACCAGGCTTTCCAAGAGGCTCGCAAGATTCTGGCTGTGGATCGGGAACAGAAGCTGGCGGAGATTAGCAAAGAGCTTGACAAGATTTCTCGGTTAGAAGCTACGAGCCCGGAGGAAATTAAAGGGggacagaagatgaaggatatcaagatcaagagtctGCACAAATATGTTGAGAGGCTCAAGATCCTTGCAGATGCTAATGACCCTGTTGTCAAGAAGCGTTTTGAAGATGGAACAGGTAGGTCTGCCAATTGACGAGACAATCTGGGACTAACACATCCAGGCGACATGAACAAGCCTATTTACCGTCACTACGCCGAGGCCAAGTGGCGCTCCTACGACCAACGTCTCATCACCCAACGTATCAAGCAGTTCAACATCGTCCCCGACGTCCTCCCCAAGCTCGAACCCACCGCCGACGTCCAGCTATACTTCCGCAAGCTCAAGATTCCTCCCGGCCAGATCGTCGACAGTGTCGTCAGCGAGAACGCACCCCGTCTTCGAGTCCAAGTCTTTGACAAGGGCGAGCGACTCGTCTCCGTAGTCGTCCTCGACTCTGATGTTCCCAACCCAGACTCCGATACCTTCAACAAGCGCTGCCACTTCCTCGCCGCCAACATCCCCATCAGCCCTACAGAGACATCACTACCGCTGAGCAGGATAAAGGGCGAGGATCAGCTTGCTCTACCGTGGCTCCCCGCATTCTCCCAAAAGGGCGCCCCGTACCACCGTCTCGGTATCTACCTCCTCGAGCAGCAACccggcaagaagatcgacgttgccaagctcaaggaactATACAGCCAGCGCGATGGATTCTCGCTCAAGTCCTTCCGCGACAAGTTCAGCACAACGCCCTTTGGGTTCAACATGTTCCGTAGCGTCTGGGATGAAAACACCGCGGCGGTCATGGCGCGACACAACATCCCCGGCTCAGATGTCGAGTTCAGGCCTACGCGTGTGTACAGCCTGAAGCCTCCTGTCAAGCCTCGCGGATGGGAAGCCAAGCGACAAGGACCCAAGTACCGTCACCTTTGGAAGTACACCAAGAACATCAGGGGTATCTCTAACTCGAGGGGATGGATCAAGAGGAGGTAGAGCTATGGACGAGCGTGTATCATAATACTGTACATTTAGAAGATGGGAGAAGACCAAAAGAAATACATTGGTGCAACTCGGTTCTGCTCAATCATCACCAGGTGGTTTAACCAGCGCATTGAATTATCGTTGTTCCCGTGATTGACTTTAGCCGCATTATTTCCTACCAGTAACCGCCATCTCGTTTCAACGTATCACCACCAATCATAAGCCTCAACTATAGTTAGACGTTTCTTCGGTGGCAACACTCGCCACGATCTCGACGACATCGCAAATGGCTCTAATTGGCATGAAATGCGGAGTCACGATGATCAACTTCTACATATGTTCAAGCTCAGGGTCATCAAGGGGTTCAACCTGTGGCAAAGCTCGATATTGCCACTAAACTTTACCTTTGACAACCCCGTATCCCCAACCTTTGTGCTTTAACATCTCGTGTCCTTGATGAGTCCAGATCTTTCCATGTCGGCAAAAGTCCCTGGCAATTCGATGGCCAGTAGTCATTTCGATCGCAAGTCTCCTCGTCACAAGCTGCAGAGCCCCTTCGGACCATTTGCTCAGGACGGTTTGTCACCTGCGGCTATTGTTTCCTTCTTCAGGTTTGAATCTTTTTCTTGCATTACCCTCCCTGCCCCCCCTCGCCATGGGATTCATTATCTCCCTCCTTGAAAGCACTCGAGGCATCCTGTCATAGTAACAGGAAGCCTCTCCTATAGATCCCTTTCCATAGGCACCAAATTGCTGGCCAAGGGCCAAGAATCAAGCCAGTTATCACGAGAACTTCATACTCGGCAGCCCATTTAGCAATCGCACATCCCATCTGCACAAATCGGATCATGATCGTGAAAGCATCAAGTCATAAAATATTTCCTTGCCGTACCCCTTTTGCCAAACTCCTTTCAGTAGTTATGCGCCATATCACCTCTTCCTGTTATGGGAACGGCCACTCGTGGTACTGTACTGTTGCCGCACCGTAACCAAATTTTGTCAGGGTATCTCCCAGCTGAACCATCTCGCtcgctttttttcttttcgtgTTCGTGTTTGTCGTAGCTCTGAGGACTTTAATCTAGCTTTGACTCAAGCTTCGGCATGTCCATATCATCCGTTGTCGAGTCGAAGGAATTTCAAAGTCGCAATAGCAAGGCTGTTGTGTTCATGTGGAGTTGGGGTCAAAATAGTTCGACTCCTAAACTCAAACCACCATCTCTGTCGGTGCAGCTGTCCGCCACATCGATTTTCACTCAGTCTCTCGTATCAATGAGGTTATCGGCGTAGATGGTCTCTGATTCTATCGATCGCTGTGTAGAGGTGGCGACTAGGTGGTGGTCAGTCATGGACTCATGAGTTGTATGCTTGAACAAGGTCCGGCATACCACTTGAGCTGCGACGATGCGTATTGTAAAATTCTCCAGGTACATTTTGTGGCGGCGCTGGAGGAGCCTGTCTGTTCTGCGCGGACTGTGCTGCAATACGCTGGACATATCTCTTTGCCTCGTTGTCAAGCCAttggttgatgttgacatCATTGCAAGATGCGTGATCCATGAGTTGATTCTTGATGGTGGTCAACTCGCCCATGAGCTCGGTGTACTGGGTCTGTAGGGCAGTGTTCTCGCCCTCCAATTCATTCTTGGTTTCCTCCAATTCTCTCATCcactccttcttcttttgacGACACTTGGATGCCGCGATCCTGTTGCGTTTGAGGAACTTGCTGCGTTTTTCCGTCTCGTCTAGTCCATCATattcgtcctcatcttcctccttcagcGATGGCTCCTTGGGTGCTCTTTTTTGGCGCGGCTTGGCGGCAGGTTCCTTTTCCGCTGATGTCTGTTGACGTTTTGTCTTGGTAGCTCTGCTGCTGCGTCGAGGTTTGGTGTCGGTGTTGGCTGAATCTATTGAAGGGATTGATGATTTGCTCGATTGTCTTGTTGGGCCGCCAGACGTGGGCTCACTGAATGGAGTCTCTGGGGTTGAATGCATTTCGTTGGGTAGTTTTGGACTGTTGTTCAAAGCTGATGGTGCCATTGGGATGGAGGGAGGAAAGAAGTTGACGGGGTTGTTCATCGGGTTCCACATGTTGGAGCCCATGAGAAGCTCGTTGTTGATGGGATTGCTAACAATCGGGGACGCCTGAGCTCCCATTGTGCAGTCGAGTAAGGGATCAATATTGGCATCGTCGTTTGTCAGGGGAAAGTTGTTTTGAAAGCCCTGGGCTTGGTCGCCAAAGTCCTGGCTTGGTCCGTCCATCTTGACCCTGCAAGACCGTTGAGACTGTGCTGAACGTGGGACCTGGGGTTACAGCGGCACGGCTAGGCTGGTGTGGCTGGGCTGAGTGTCACTGGCTGTCAGGGAAGCGCCAAACTGTCGAGCCGCTCGAGGCAAAGTCGAGGTTAAGGAGCTTGCTCGATGGGAATTGAGCGTGCAGCTCTGGAGATCGGGAGCTCTGGAGCGGGCACAGGGAGGGGGTGCTTAACCGGATTGGTTGAGATGGGGGTGTAGATGTTCCAGAATATCAAAGACCAACAGTGGCTAGGAAAGGAAACCGTTCGAGggaagatgaaagaagaaCTTGTATCAGAAACACGATGAAGGGAATAGGGAATAAAGAGATGGTCGTGTTAGAGTAAAGGTGTAGCTCTCTGTTGTTGGCAGGGCGAATGGAAAATCAGGCAGGCGCTCAACGGAGAAACCAATCCGGTGGTGCAATGTAGTGCAGCACAGCTCAGTGCCTGAGTACTCCAGTACAGCCGAGCTGACCTCACCGAGGAATGGCAGTTAACCACCGATCGATAATAGAATAAGTCGATTTCGAGGCTCAATTCCCTAGTAGAAGCTGAATGGCACGGCCGGGTTTAACGTTTCGGTAAGTAGCAGTGGAGGGAAGGGAGATGTTCCGACTAAATCTAGACACTGGGGCGAATTGCCTCGTCTGTTCCTGTTCTCTGCGTCCGGGGTCGTTGATCCAATAGTGTGTTTCGGGTTCGCCTATGCAGCTATAGATCTAGACGCTGGGGCGGCTTGACCGTTTGGGTAAAGTCAAGCAGGAGGCAACATTTATCAGAACACAAGTCGAGATGCCGAGGCTGACAACTTGTCAGAAATATTGATGATTGTAAGATGGGGAAGCCAGAAGTTGTAGCTGTAACAGCTGTCCAGCTGTCGCAGAAGCTAGATGAAGAGATTCGGATATTATATTACGCCAACAACGGATGCGACCACTATCAACAATCTCTTGCGTCACTTATTCCCCGGTGTAGTGTGTATCAGTGGACCTGGTTGCAGTTTATGGCAAGATGTAGCTGGTTTTATATCCAGCACCTGGGGTTGggagtatatatataaagattggTGGGTGAAGATAGGAAACGAGGTGTATAATGTTTGACAATGTTATACAGCCCCCAGGGGGATCAAATGTAAAATCAGTACTTCTAACtaaggatttttatagctaatcttAACTAATCTGCTTGTAAATTAGTctagtattatctctatagatatactaaatatataatatcttattagtattattaattctgTTATAGCAAGAAATACCTaaaaaatcgcggaaatgcacatttaaTATCCCTAGGGACTGTATCTGGACTAAGTCCGTAGGCTTCAATTCGCAATACAGAGCTTAGCGGTATCCGGTAAATAAGTGTGCGTAAGGGTATGAATTCTTGCTAGATTGTATCAAAGACCGTGAGATACAAGAGCcgttaaggttattaagtGATCCGGAATGTCTTCCTGACCCACCATCTTCCGCTTTGTACGAATCATAGCCATTGGAAGCTGTATCAGCTGTGGCATTAGAGGTGAGGAAAAGTCCCTTCAGTCAAGAAAAACGTCATCCCGTCCGGAACCTTGAGCCAACGGCGGTAGGATGTGCCTAGCATAAGCGGTAGAGGAGCTTGGACTCTAAATCCTCATACCCCAATCGCAAGCTGCATAGCAATGGTACTTTGATATTCAAGTGGCACCTTGGCGGAGATACTATCTTCAAATCTGGGATGGGTGAGTGTAGCCAATCATGGTGCAACGGACCTGGAGTCCGTGAATTTCAACCACCAATCAATGTTGATGAACCTTGTCCGTCAAGGCCGCACTCGGCGAGACAGTGCAAGACAGACTGCACACACTGACCTCAGTAGCGAAGCGAAGACTATTGCAGGATCCACCTACCATGTCAACTGAGAACTCAAGCTTCGATATCATAGGGATGGTCATTGTCAAGTCAAGAGCTTTATCCTTTGATAGCTCGAGCACCCGTTGGGCTGATATCTGAAGATCATGACGAATCTCGTTCATGTCTTTTGGCTATGAGTTGGTTCCTGATAATGTATACATCATTCTTGATGCACACTGGGTCCTTCCAGTGATGGTTAGTCGAGCCAGTAATTCATCACAGAGAGTCATGGTTGTGACAAGAGATATGTATCTTGAACTGATCGACAAACGTGATCAGGATTTTGGCACCCACACAGAGTAAGGATCGGCCTCGGGTGCGTGGCCTTTACTGCAAGCTGATAAATTCCAACCCACGGGGAATGCCGTATAACTCTG
Protein-coding regions in this window:
- a CDS encoding hypothetical protein (EggNog:ENOG41~BUSCO:EOG09262U7S) codes for the protein MSRCQAVMRPIARQLRPSVARPFTSATIRRSAETQTATPSAADLDPNTVLPEFEQQLMKAGKMPIGSRRRRMAIRSTGDLPFEHLPYQAFQEARKILAVDREQKLAEISKELDKISRLEATSPEEIKGGQKMKDIKIKSLHKYVERLKILADANDPVVKKRFEDGTGDMNKPIYRHYAEAKWRSYDQRLITQRIKQFNIVPDVLPKLEPTADVQLYFRKLKIPPGQIVDSVVSENAPRLRVQVFDKGERLVSVVVLDSDVPNPDSDTFNKRCHFLAANIPISPTETSLPLSRIKGEDQLALPWLPAFSQKGAPYHRLGIYLLEQQPGKKIDVAKLKELYSQRDGFSLKSFRDKFSTTPFGFNMFRSVWDENTAAVMARHNIPGSDVEFRPTRVYSLKPPVKPRGWEAKRQGPKYRHLWKYTKNIRGISNSRGWIKRR